One genomic window of Mustela erminea isolate mMusErm1 chromosome 13, mMusErm1.Pri, whole genome shotgun sequence includes the following:
- the CABYR gene encoding calcium-binding tyrosine phosphorylation-regulated protein isoform X2, producing MISSKPRLVVPYGLKTLLEGVSRAVLKTNPPNITQFAAVYFKELIVFREGNTSLDIKDLVKQFHQIKEKWSEGTTQEKKAECMKEKEETSIVSQEPTRMEKSTDTEEDNITGPLFMNKTTQFPSVHSEVPQEPEETPEAARGSTSKLSTPKMTTPPSSPPPAAVSPEFAYIPADPAQFAAQMLGKVASVHSDQSDVLMVDVATSMPVFSDEALSSEAVEDAGAATPAACSAEGSVLQVLSQTAVRVDLGSKPKDDEAEPAAASSFPLQDEQEPPAYDQAPEVPLQADIEVTSFVHISSIYNNEPVIEGVAYVEQIPENIVIPFTDRVASLKEHEPPLSPIPVALATGMSEKAVRSVKQLEEDNSSVHMEAEATVLLPDTSLEGQPAQLLEAEGSTQAVGSEKPLRVAMEFTALVPGNPGQESWGNSAAQEMEVQLVLSGEAATAVLSAAQGRAAGGAPPPPPEGLTEPDPEPQREAALEQGLTEPAIAASEAGQPPPYSNMWTLYCLTDMNQQSRPSPPPAPGPFPQATLYLSNPKDPQFLQQPPKVTSPTYVMMDDSKKTSAPPFILVGSNVQEAQDWKPLPGHAVVSQSDALKRYAAVQVPIAVPADQKFQKHTPNPQNGSPPPSGQDVPRPQSPVFLSVAFPVEDVAKKGSGSGDKRTPFGSYGIAGEITVTTAHVRRAET from the exons AGAAGTGGTCAGAAGGAACGAcacaagagaagaaagcagaatgtatgaaagaaaaggaagaaacatctATAGTTTCCCAAGAACCTACACGGATGGAGAAATCCACGGACACAGAAGAGGACAATATCACTGGACCACTGTTTATGAACAAAACCACTCAGTTCCCATCAGTTCACTCGGAGGTGCCCCAGGAGCCCGAGGAGACACCTGAAGCAGCTCGTGGTTCCACTTCGAAACTGTCTACCCCTAAGATGACGACCCCACCGTCATCACCACCTCCGGCAGCTGTGTCACCAGAGTTCGCTTACATCCCAGCAGACCCAGCTCAGTTTGCTGCTCAGATGTTAGGTAAAGTTGCATCTGTTCATTCTGATCAGTCTGACGTGTTAATGGTGGACGTGGCCACGAGTATGCCTGTGTTTTCCGACGAGGCGCTGAGCTCAGAGGCTGTCGAAGATGCTGGGGCGGCCACTCCTGCTGCGTGTTCTGCAGAGGGGTCCGTCCTTCAGGTTCTGAGCCAAACAGCTGTCCGTGTAGATTTGGGTTCTAAACCTAAAGACGATGAAGCTGAACCAGCAGcggcttcctccttccccttgcaGGATGAACAAGAACCTCCTGCTTACGACCAAGCTCCCGAGGTCCCTTTGCAGGCCGATATTGAGGTCACCTCCTTCGTTCACATATCATCTATCTATAACAATGAGCCTGTGATTGAAGGAGTCGCTTACGTGGAGCAAATACCAGAAAACATAGTTATCCCTTTTACTGATCGCGTTGCTTCTCTTAAAGAACATGAGCCACCACTTAGTCCCATACCTGTAGCCCTTGCCACGGGCATGTCTGAGAAAGCTGTGCGTTCTGTAAAACAGCTGGAGGAGGATAATTCCTCAGTCCATATGGAGGCAGAAGCAACAGTTCTGCTCCCTGACACCTCTTTGGAAGGTCAGCCTGCACAGCTCCTGGAGGCAGAGGGCTCCACCCAAGCAGTAGGCTCTGAAAAACCTCTGCGCGTTGCAATGGAGTTCACTGCCCTAGTCCCTGGCAACCCTGGGCAGGAGTCCTGGGGAAACTCTGCAGCCCAGGAGATGGAGGTCCAACTCGTGCTCTCCGGGGAAGCTGCCACAGCAGTGCTCTCGGCTGCACAGGGAAGGGCAGCGGGTGGtgccccccctcctcctccagaagGTCTTACTGAGCCAGACCCTGAACCACAGCGGGAAGCAGCACTTGAACAAGGTTTGACGGAGCCAG ccatagCAGCAAGCGAAGCAGGACAACCACCACCATACTCTAACATGTGGACCCTTTATTGTCTAACTGATATGAATCAGCAAAGTCGCCCATCACCGCCACCTGCACCTGGGCCtttcccccaagcaaccctctaTTTATCCAATCCTAAGGATCCACAGTTTCTGCAGCAGCCACCGAAAGTTACTTCTCCAACTTACGTGATGATGGACGACAGTAAGAAGACCAGTGCCCCACCTTTTATTTTAGTAGGCTCGAATGTTCAGGAAGCTCAGGACTGGAAACCTCTTCCTGGACATGCTGTTGTTTCTCAGTCAGATGCCTTGAAGAGATACGCTGCAGTCCAAGTACCCATTGCTGTTCCTGCAGATCAGAAATTCCAGAAACATACCCCAAATCCCCAGAATGGTAGTCCTCCTCCAAGTGGACAAGATGTCCCCAGGCCACAAAgcccagtttttctttctgttgcattCCCAGTAGAAGATGTAGCCAAAAAAGGTTCAGGATCTGGTGACAAACGTACTCCCTTTGGAAGTTACGGTATTGCTGGAGAAATAACCGTGACTACTGCCCATGTTCGCAGAGCAGAAACCTAA
- the CABYR gene encoding calcium-binding tyrosine phosphorylation-regulated protein isoform X1 codes for MISSKPRLVVPYGLKTLLEGVSRAVLKTNPPNITQFAAVYFKELIVFREGNTSLDIKDLVKQFHQIKVEKWSEGTTQEKKAECMKEKEETSIVSQEPTRMEKSTDTEEDNITGPLFMNKTTQFPSVHSEVPQEPEETPEAARGSTSKLSTPKMTTPPSSPPPAAVSPEFAYIPADPAQFAAQMLGKVASVHSDQSDVLMVDVATSMPVFSDEALSSEAVEDAGAATPAACSAEGSVLQVLSQTAVRVDLGSKPKDDEAEPAAASSFPLQDEQEPPAYDQAPEVPLQADIEVTSFVHISSIYNNEPVIEGVAYVEQIPENIVIPFTDRVASLKEHEPPLSPIPVALATGMSEKAVRSVKQLEEDNSSVHMEAEATVLLPDTSLEGQPAQLLEAEGSTQAVGSEKPLRVAMEFTALVPGNPGQESWGNSAAQEMEVQLVLSGEAATAVLSAAQGRAAGGAPPPPPEGLTEPDPEPQREAALEQGLTEPAIAASEAGQPPPYSNMWTLYCLTDMNQQSRPSPPPAPGPFPQATLYLSNPKDPQFLQQPPKVTSPTYVMMDDSKKTSAPPFILVGSNVQEAQDWKPLPGHAVVSQSDALKRYAAVQVPIAVPADQKFQKHTPNPQNGSPPPSGQDVPRPQSPVFLSVAFPVEDVAKKGSGSGDKRTPFGSYGIAGEITVTTAHVRRAET; via the exons TAGAGAAGTGGTCAGAAGGAACGAcacaagagaagaaagcagaatgtatgaaagaaaaggaagaaacatctATAGTTTCCCAAGAACCTACACGGATGGAGAAATCCACGGACACAGAAGAGGACAATATCACTGGACCACTGTTTATGAACAAAACCACTCAGTTCCCATCAGTTCACTCGGAGGTGCCCCAGGAGCCCGAGGAGACACCTGAAGCAGCTCGTGGTTCCACTTCGAAACTGTCTACCCCTAAGATGACGACCCCACCGTCATCACCACCTCCGGCAGCTGTGTCACCAGAGTTCGCTTACATCCCAGCAGACCCAGCTCAGTTTGCTGCTCAGATGTTAGGTAAAGTTGCATCTGTTCATTCTGATCAGTCTGACGTGTTAATGGTGGACGTGGCCACGAGTATGCCTGTGTTTTCCGACGAGGCGCTGAGCTCAGAGGCTGTCGAAGATGCTGGGGCGGCCACTCCTGCTGCGTGTTCTGCAGAGGGGTCCGTCCTTCAGGTTCTGAGCCAAACAGCTGTCCGTGTAGATTTGGGTTCTAAACCTAAAGACGATGAAGCTGAACCAGCAGcggcttcctccttccccttgcaGGATGAACAAGAACCTCCTGCTTACGACCAAGCTCCCGAGGTCCCTTTGCAGGCCGATATTGAGGTCACCTCCTTCGTTCACATATCATCTATCTATAACAATGAGCCTGTGATTGAAGGAGTCGCTTACGTGGAGCAAATACCAGAAAACATAGTTATCCCTTTTACTGATCGCGTTGCTTCTCTTAAAGAACATGAGCCACCACTTAGTCCCATACCTGTAGCCCTTGCCACGGGCATGTCTGAGAAAGCTGTGCGTTCTGTAAAACAGCTGGAGGAGGATAATTCCTCAGTCCATATGGAGGCAGAAGCAACAGTTCTGCTCCCTGACACCTCTTTGGAAGGTCAGCCTGCACAGCTCCTGGAGGCAGAGGGCTCCACCCAAGCAGTAGGCTCTGAAAAACCTCTGCGCGTTGCAATGGAGTTCACTGCCCTAGTCCCTGGCAACCCTGGGCAGGAGTCCTGGGGAAACTCTGCAGCCCAGGAGATGGAGGTCCAACTCGTGCTCTCCGGGGAAGCTGCCACAGCAGTGCTCTCGGCTGCACAGGGAAGGGCAGCGGGTGGtgccccccctcctcctccagaagGTCTTACTGAGCCAGACCCTGAACCACAGCGGGAAGCAGCACTTGAACAAGGTTTGACGGAGCCAG ccatagCAGCAAGCGAAGCAGGACAACCACCACCATACTCTAACATGTGGACCCTTTATTGTCTAACTGATATGAATCAGCAAAGTCGCCCATCACCGCCACCTGCACCTGGGCCtttcccccaagcaaccctctaTTTATCCAATCCTAAGGATCCACAGTTTCTGCAGCAGCCACCGAAAGTTACTTCTCCAACTTACGTGATGATGGACGACAGTAAGAAGACCAGTGCCCCACCTTTTATTTTAGTAGGCTCGAATGTTCAGGAAGCTCAGGACTGGAAACCTCTTCCTGGACATGCTGTTGTTTCTCAGTCAGATGCCTTGAAGAGATACGCTGCAGTCCAAGTACCCATTGCTGTTCCTGCAGATCAGAAATTCCAGAAACATACCCCAAATCCCCAGAATGGTAGTCCTCCTCCAAGTGGACAAGATGTCCCCAGGCCACAAAgcccagtttttctttctgttgcattCCCAGTAGAAGATGTAGCCAAAAAAGGTTCAGGATCTGGTGACAAACGTACTCCCTTTGGAAGTTACGGTATTGCTGGAGAAATAACCGTGACTACTGCCCATGTTCGCAGAGCAGAAACCTAA